From Pelmatolapia mariae isolate MD_Pm_ZW linkage group LG22, Pm_UMD_F_2, whole genome shotgun sequence, a single genomic window includes:
- the tmem200b gene encoding transmembrane protein 200A: MKTKKSQVVGPSSPACQPKSRFTLRSRKKKERLIRGKLRIRSMPGAFLVLGVVVVVVGTALAVAGYWPYQISRSSILGAADGESASESQTSGWSLGPKGFLSTASLIHSERMKLLGPVIMGVGLFILICANTVLYENRDRETQMLLAQMRSVICSVSAAVPSADLKEIAAANSMAKHYQWVSSLPAAHLNILCLQQLATSEPLLQSRSTVDQEHSMEGFYQQAVLQMEGLHHQESKPPCSAKASLSSSCNSSQTDFNAQLGAKCEERASCSSHTGPLVKTNVCLVSAGSMSTLGVDEVDVPAAQPRRCHSMSYRTKPYTKRTGRCMEREHIQANQLEVTRMEASSQVCVNVLGQVADSAEQTHQSWPRLDLGNGRRYLKLENKEDSVEKLLDQLEHQCSQGDTSFGSGPFQ; this comes from the coding sequence atgaagaccAAGAAATCTCAAGTAGTTGGGCCAAGCTCACCTGCCTGTCAACCAAAGTCTCGCTTCACCTTACGAAGTAGAAAGAAGAAGGAGAGGTTGATCCGAGGCAAGCTTCGCATCCGCTCCATGCCTGGAGCGTTCCTAGTGCTTGGCGTGGTTGTGGTGGTTGTTGGCACTGCTCTGGCTGTGGCAGGATACTGGCCCTATCAGATATCAAGGTCGTCCATCCTGGGAGCTGCAGATGGGGAAAGCGCCTCTGAATCACAGACTTCTGGCTGGAGTCTGGGACCCAAGGGCTTCCTGTCCACAGCCAGTCTCATTCACAGTGAGAGGATGAAGCTGTTGGGACCAGTCATCATGGGGGTGGGTCTCTTCATCCTCATATGTGCCAACACTGTCCTGTATGAAAAcagggacagagagactcaGATGCTGCTGGCCCAGATGCGCAGTGTTATCTGCTCCGTGTCTGCGGCTGTGCCTTCAGCTGACCTTAAAGAAATAGCAGCAGCCAATTCGATGGCCAAACACTACCAGTGGGTTAGCAGTCTACCAGCTGCCCATCTCAACATTCTCTGTCTGCAGCAGCTGGCCACCTCTGAGCCCCTGCTCCAGAGCAGAAGCACCGTAGACCAGGAGCACAGCATGGAGGGTTTCTACCAGCAAGCTGTTCTTCAAATGGAAGGCCTCCACCACCAGGAGTCAAAGCCTCCGTGTTCCGCCAAAGCTTCCCTCTCCAGCTCATGCAATTCTAGTCAGACTGACTTTAATGCACAGCTGGGTGCTAAATGTGAAGAGAGAGCCAGCTGCAGTTCACACACTGGCCCACTTGTTAAGACTAATGTGTGCCTGGTATCTGCAGGCTCCATGTCCACCTTAGGGGTGGATGAAGTTGATGTCCCAGCTGCTCAACCAAGGCGCTGCCACAGTATGAGCTACAGGACTAAGCCTTACACAAAGCGAACTGGTAGGTGTATGGAGAGAGAGCACATTCAGGCAAATCAGCTCGAAGTCACTCGTATGGAGGCGAGCTCACAGGTTTGTGTAAACGTTCTTGGACAGGTTGCCGATTCTGCAGAGCAGACTCACCAAAGCTGGCCTCGGCTAGATCTGGGCAACGGCAGACGATACCTGAAACTGGAGAACAAAGAAGACTCTGTGGAAAAACTGCTGGACCAGTTGGAGCACCAGTGCTCTCAGGGGGATACAAGTTTTGGATCTGGGCCTTTCCAGTGA